Proteins encoded within one genomic window of Streptomyces taklimakanensis:
- the hisC gene encoding histidinol-phosphate transaminase produces MTEMAPKLRAALDGIPTYKPGRPPAADGPRAYKLSSNENPYPPLPGVLEAAAAAAGSFNRYPDMACSALMAELASRFDVPVTHLATGTGSVGVAQQLLQSTAGPGDEVVYAWRSFEAYPIITQISGATSVRVPLTGDETHDLDAMADAVTDRTRLVFVCNPNNPTGTAVRRAELERFLDRVPADVLVVLDEAYREFVRDEEIPDGVELYRDRPNVCVLRTFSKAYGLAGLRVGFAIAHEPVAAALRKTAVPFGVSQIAQDAAIASLRSEAALLERVDSLVGERERVVGELTAQGWTVPETQANFVWLRLGDRTADFAAACEAAGVMVRPFAGEGARVTIGEAAANDLFLQTAQTFRKGL; encoded by the coding sequence ATGACGGAGATGGCCCCGAAGCTGCGCGCGGCACTGGACGGGATCCCCACCTACAAGCCCGGCCGTCCCCCGGCGGCCGACGGCCCGAGGGCCTACAAGCTGTCCTCCAACGAGAACCCGTACCCACCCCTGCCCGGTGTGCTGGAGGCCGCCGCCGCGGCGGCCGGCTCCTTCAACCGCTACCCGGACATGGCCTGCTCCGCCCTCATGGCGGAGTTGGCGTCCCGCTTCGACGTGCCCGTGACCCACCTGGCCACCGGCACCGGCTCCGTCGGCGTCGCCCAACAGCTCCTCCAGTCCACCGCCGGGCCCGGTGACGAGGTGGTCTACGCCTGGCGGTCCTTCGAGGCGTACCCGATCATCACCCAGATCTCCGGGGCCACCTCCGTGCGGGTGCCGCTGACCGGGGACGAGACGCACGACCTGGACGCGATGGCCGACGCCGTCACCGACCGCACCCGCCTGGTCTTCGTCTGCAACCCCAACAACCCCACCGGCACCGCCGTGCGCCGGGCCGAGCTGGAGCGCTTCTTGGACCGCGTCCCCGCCGACGTCCTGGTGGTGCTGGACGAGGCGTACCGGGAGTTCGTCCGCGACGAGGAGATCCCGGACGGCGTCGAGCTGTACCGCGACCGTCCGAACGTGTGCGTGCTGCGGACCTTCTCCAAGGCGTACGGCCTGGCCGGACTGCGGGTCGGCTTCGCGATCGCCCACGAGCCGGTGGCGGCGGCGCTGCGCAAGACGGCGGTGCCGTTCGGCGTGAGCCAGATCGCGCAGGACGCGGCGATCGCCTCGCTGCGCAGCGAGGCCGCGCTGCTGGAGCGCGTGGACTCCCTCGTCGGCGAGCGCGAGCGGGTGGTGGGCGAGCTGACCGCGCAGGGCTGGACGGTGCCCGAGACCCAGGCCAACTTCGTCTGGCTGCGTCTGGGCGACCGCACCGCCGACTTCGCCGCGGCCTGCGAGGCGGCGGGTGTGATGGTGCGGCCGTTCGCGGGGGAGGGGGCCCGCGTCACGATCGGCGAGGCCGCGGCCAACGACCTCTTCCTCCAGACCGCGCAGACCTTCCGCAAGGGTCTGTAG
- a CDS encoding Mut7-C RNAse domain-containing protein, producing the protein MTDRPHHQAPSGSPTPRELLLRVSPELRIFLPSRHRDTELLPVPYDGTSSLGHVVQSAGIPLTEVGALVPEVDGAAGGTGGRVEPEHRPRAGGTVRVEPVSRPQPVPGGPPRFLLDVHLGTLARRLRLVAGVDTAYHNDMDDPSLVEQANAERRVLLTQDRGLLMRRRLWMGAYVRGSRPDDQLADVLERFAPPLTPWTRCTACNGLLDPVAKEEVEHLLRPGTRRTYDDFARCRDCGHVYWRGAHGDRLEALVAGAARTATPDTPDAPDAPDTVGGRPHEG; encoded by the coding sequence GTGACGGACCGACCACACCACCAGGCCCCGAGCGGCTCCCCGACACCGCGCGAGCTGCTCCTGCGCGTCTCCCCCGAGCTGCGGATCTTCCTCCCCTCGCGCCACCGCGACACCGAACTCCTCCCCGTGCCGTACGACGGCACGTCCTCCCTCGGCCACGTCGTGCAGTCCGCGGGCATCCCGCTGACCGAGGTGGGCGCGCTGGTCCCGGAGGTGGACGGCGCGGCGGGCGGCACCGGGGGGCGGGTGGAGCCGGAGCACCGGCCGCGGGCCGGCGGGACGGTGCGCGTCGAGCCGGTGTCCAGGCCGCAGCCGGTCCCGGGCGGCCCACCCCGCTTCCTGCTCGACGTCCACCTGGGCACCCTGGCCCGGCGGCTGCGCCTGGTGGCGGGCGTGGACACCGCGTACCACAACGACATGGACGACCCCTCCCTGGTGGAACAGGCCAACGCCGAGCGGCGCGTCCTGCTCACCCAGGACCGCGGGCTGCTGATGCGGCGCCGGCTGTGGATGGGCGCCTACGTGCGGGGCTCACGGCCGGACGACCAACTCGCCGACGTGCTGGAGCGCTTCGCACCGCCCCTGACGCCGTGGACGAGGTGCACGGCGTGCAACGGGCTGCTCGACCCCGTGGCCAAGGAGGAGGTGGAGCACCTGCTCCGTCCCGGCACCCGTCGCACGTACGACGACTTCGCCCGCTGCCGCGACTGCGGGCACGTCTACTGGCGCGGAGCCCACGGGGACCGGTTGGAGGCGCTGGTCGCCGGGGCCGCGAGGACGGCCACGCCCGACACGCCCGACGCGCCCGACGCGCCCGACACGGTGGGGGGCCGTCCCCACGAGGGGTGA
- a CDS encoding LacI family DNA-binding transcriptional regulator yields the protein MTAAGKHQVGRARGRRLGRAGIRDVAAAAGVSITTVSDALNGKGRLPDATRRHVREVADRLGYRPSAAARTLRTGKSGLIGLTVTTYGEEPFTFTEFAYFAEMARAASSAALARGYALVILPGSTRQSPYDVWSNVALDGTVVIDPSDRDPVVTELVRQGIPVVSDGRPCGELPVTAWVDNDHEAAVTGLLDHLAAAGARRIGLLTGTSTDTYTRLSTSAYLQWCERAGQDPVYEAYPAHDPCAGAVAADRLLARPDRPDAVYGLFDPNGTDLLAAARRYGLRVPDDLLLVCCSESAVYATTEPPITTLSLKPGRIGTTVVQLLIDAIEGTGSSRPVHRIMPTDLIVRTSSQRRRPRTTVSAPRSPERRD from the coding sequence ATGACAGCAGCAGGGAAGCACCAGGTGGGCCGGGCTCGCGGTCGCCGACTGGGACGTGCGGGCATCCGCGACGTGGCCGCCGCGGCGGGAGTGTCCATCACGACCGTCTCCGACGCGCTCAACGGCAAGGGCCGTCTGCCCGACGCCACCCGCCGCCACGTCCGCGAGGTCGCCGACCGGCTCGGCTACCGTCCCTCAGCGGCCGCCAGGACACTCCGCACCGGCAAATCCGGGCTGATCGGGCTCACCGTCACCACCTACGGCGAGGAGCCCTTCACCTTCACCGAGTTCGCCTACTTCGCCGAGATGGCCCGCGCCGCCTCCTCCGCCGCCCTGGCCCGCGGCTACGCCCTGGTGATCCTCCCCGGCAGCACCCGGCAGAGTCCCTACGACGTCTGGTCCAACGTCGCCCTCGACGGCACCGTCGTCATCGACCCCTCCGACCGCGATCCCGTCGTCACCGAACTCGTCCGACAGGGCATTCCCGTCGTCTCCGACGGCCGTCCCTGCGGAGAACTCCCCGTCACCGCCTGGGTCGACAACGACCACGAGGCCGCCGTCACCGGCCTGCTCGACCACCTGGCCGCCGCCGGTGCCCGCCGCATCGGCCTGCTCACCGGCACCAGCACCGACACCTACACCCGGCTGTCCACCAGCGCCTACCTCCAGTGGTGCGAGCGTGCCGGCCAGGACCCGGTCTACGAGGCCTACCCCGCCCACGACCCCTGCGCGGGCGCCGTCGCCGCCGACAGACTGCTGGCCCGTCCCGATCGGCCCGACGCCGTCTACGGACTGTTCGACCCCAACGGCACCGACCTGCTCGCCGCCGCCCGCCGCTACGGTCTGCGCGTCCCCGACGACCTGCTGCTGGTGTGCTGCAGCGAGTCCGCCGTCTACGCCACCACCGAGCCGCCCATCACCACCCTGTCCCTCAAGCCCGGACGCATCGGCACCACCGTCGTGCAACTGCTGATCGACGCCATCGAGGGCACCGGAAGCAGCCGCCCGGTGCACCGGATCATGCCCACCGACCTGATCGTCCGCACCTCGTCACAGCGCCGCCGCCCGCGGACGACGGTGAGCGCTCCGCGCTCGCCCGAGCGGCGCGACTGA
- the cydB gene encoding cytochrome d ubiquinol oxidase subunit II — MELHDVWFVLIAVLWTGYFFLEGFDFGVGVLTRLLARDRRERRVLINTIGPVWDGNEVWLLTAGGATFAAFPDWYATLFSGFYLPLLLILGCLIVRGVAFEYRAKRPEEAWQTNWERAIFWCSLLPAFLWGVAFANIVRGVAIDADKEYVGGLVDLLGSHALLGGATTLALFTFHGAVFAALKTVGDIRVRARALAVRLGLVTAVLAVAFLGWTQLDRGGPVGLLTLAVTAGALLAAVRAIAAGREGWSFALSGTTVVAAVATLFLALYPNVMPSTLDPDWSLTVTNAASGDYTLTIMTWLAALATPLVLLYQGWTYWVFRKRIGTQHIADDAPGGAPGDGPGGASHQEPEPTRS; from the coding sequence ATGGAACTCCACGACGTCTGGTTCGTCCTCATCGCCGTCCTGTGGACCGGCTACTTCTTCCTGGAGGGCTTCGACTTCGGGGTCGGCGTCCTCACCCGGCTGCTGGCCCGCGACCGCCGCGAGCGCCGCGTCCTGATCAACACCATCGGACCCGTCTGGGACGGCAACGAGGTCTGGTTGCTGACGGCCGGCGGCGCCACCTTCGCCGCCTTCCCCGACTGGTACGCCACCCTCTTCTCCGGCTTCTACCTCCCCCTCCTCCTCATCCTCGGGTGCCTGATCGTGAGGGGCGTCGCCTTCGAGTACCGGGCCAAGCGGCCCGAGGAGGCGTGGCAGACCAACTGGGAGCGCGCCATCTTCTGGTGCTCCCTGCTGCCGGCCTTCCTGTGGGGCGTGGCCTTCGCCAACATCGTCCGCGGCGTGGCCATCGACGCCGACAAGGAGTACGTCGGCGGCCTCGTCGACCTCCTGGGCTCCCACGCCCTCCTCGGCGGGGCGACGACCCTGGCCCTGTTCACCTTCCACGGCGCGGTCTTCGCCGCCCTGAAGACCGTCGGCGACATCCGCGTCCGCGCCCGCGCGCTCGCCGTCCGCCTGGGCCTGGTCACCGCCGTCCTCGCCGTCGCCTTCCTCGGCTGGACCCAGCTCGACCGGGGCGGTCCCGTCGGCCTGCTCACCCTGGCCGTGACCGCGGGCGCCCTCCTGGCCGCCGTCCGCGCGATCGCCGCCGGGCGTGAGGGCTGGTCCTTCGCGCTCTCCGGCACCACCGTCGTCGCCGCCGTCGCGACGCTCTTCCTCGCCCTCTATCCGAACGTCATGCCCTCCACGCTCGACCCCGACTGGAGCCTGACCGTCACCAACGCCGCGTCCGGCGACTACACCTTGACGATCATGACCTGGCTGGCCGCCCTGGCCACCCCGCTCGTCCTCCTCTACCAGGGGTGGACGTACTGGGTGTTCCGCAAGCGGATCGGCACCCAGCACATCGCCGACGACGCCCCCGGGGGCGCCCCCGGTGACGGACCCGGCGGCGCCTCCCACCAGGAACCGGAGCCCACCCGCTCGTGA
- a CDS encoding metallophosphoesterase: protein MLEGSMTQGAGRESDVWHGAGAVGAGTTGTGPTITGPVGAGPAGAAHAHPGPPPPPPPMPPGPAPHGGAAAVPGAPGHPGVEPHPDGYTPTQRDLPVIGAGASPTPTLVDSPSPVPGPPEEQGPLYVVGDVHGYLDELRAALSDQGLIDAEDHWTGGNTRLWFLGDFTDRGPDGIGVIDLVMQLSAEAAAAGGYCKALMGNHELLLIGAKRFGDTPVNSGAGTASFQAAWLLNGGQHSDMERLQDHHVQWMSRLDAMALADDHLLVHSDTTAYLEYGSSIPDVNDAVTEALTHHDADETWDLFRKFTKRFAFRDEGGAMAARELLDTYGGRRIVHGHSPIPYLLGEVGSEDGGDGAPAVHGPHVYADSLAVAMDGGVTMAGKLLVAPLPLS from the coding sequence ATGCTGGAGGGGTCGATGACTCAGGGGGCCGGTCGGGAATCCGACGTGTGGCACGGCGCGGGCGCCGTCGGTGCGGGCACCACGGGCACGGGTCCGACGATCACCGGCCCCGTCGGCGCGGGCCCGGCCGGTGCGGCGCACGCCCACCCCGGCCCTCCCCCTCCCCCTCCCCCCATGCCCCCCGGTCCCGCACCGCACGGCGGCGCGGCCGCCGTACCGGGCGCCCCCGGGCACCCGGGCGTCGAGCCGCACCCGGACGGCTACACCCCCACCCAGCGTGACCTGCCCGTCATCGGGGCCGGGGCATCCCCCACTCCCACCCTGGTCGACTCCCCCTCCCCGGTGCCCGGACCACCCGAGGAGCAGGGCCCGCTGTACGTCGTCGGCGACGTCCACGGCTACCTCGACGAGCTGCGGGCCGCCCTGTCGGACCAGGGCCTCATCGACGCCGAGGACCACTGGACCGGGGGCAACACCCGGCTGTGGTTCCTGGGCGACTTCACCGACCGCGGCCCCGACGGCATCGGCGTCATCGACCTGGTGATGCAGCTCTCCGCCGAGGCCGCGGCCGCCGGCGGCTACTGCAAGGCCCTGATGGGCAACCACGAACTGCTGTTGATCGGCGCCAAGCGGTTCGGCGACACCCCCGTCAACTCCGGCGCGGGCACCGCGTCCTTCCAGGCGGCCTGGCTGCTCAACGGCGGCCAACACTCCGACATGGAACGGCTCCAGGACCACCACGTCCAGTGGATGTCCCGGCTGGACGCCATGGCCCTGGCCGACGACCACCTGCTGGTGCACTCCGACACCACCGCGTACCTGGAGTACGGCAGCAGCATCCCCGACGTCAACGACGCCGTCACCGAGGCCCTCACCCACCACGACGCCGACGAGACCTGGGACCTGTTCCGCAAGTTCACCAAGCGCTTCGCCTTCCGCGACGAGGGCGGGGCGATGGCCGCGCGCGAACTGCTGGACACCTACGGCGGGCGGCGGATCGTCCACGGCCACAGCCCGATCCCGTACTTGTTGGGCGAGGTCGGCTCCGAGGACGGCGGGGACGGCGCGCCGGCTGTCCACGGGCCGCACGTCTACGCCGACTCGCTCGCGGTGGCGATGGACGGCGGAGTGACCATGGCCGGGAAGCTGCTGGTCGCCCCCCTCCCGCTCTCCTGA
- a CDS encoding cytochrome ubiquinol oxidase subunit I: MELALAPETLARWQFGITTVYHFLFVPLTISLAALTAGLQTAWVRTGREVYLRATKFWGKLFLINIAMGVVTGIVQEFQFGMNWSDYSRFVGDVFGAPLAFEALIAFFFESTFIGLWIFGWDKLPQKIHLATIWMVSIGTILSAYFILAANSWMQHPVGYRIDPESGRAELTDFLAVLTQNTAVAQFFHTMTAAFLTGGAFMVGIAAYHLLRRRHVPVMRTSLRLGLVTLVTAGALTAVSGDHLGKIMYEQQPMKMAAAEALWETEGPAPFSVFAYGDVDEGHNEVAVEIPGLLSFLAHSDLDTPVPGINDIEEDLREKYGEGDYKPNIPVAYWGFRWMIGFGMASTALGVVGLWLTRRRFWLAERHRTAEDEVPRLALTRDRLLGPALSRRYWQLAFLTLGFPLVANAWGWIFTEMGRQPWVVYGVLRTSDAVSPGVSQAEVLTSMTVFTLLYATLAVVEVKLLAKYVKAGPPELTAADLDPPTRIGGHDHDDADRPMAFSY, encoded by the coding sequence GTGGAACTGGCTCTGGCACCGGAGACGCTGGCCCGTTGGCAGTTCGGCATCACCACCGTCTACCACTTCCTCTTCGTGCCGTTGACGATCTCCCTCGCCGCCCTCACCGCCGGCCTCCAGACGGCCTGGGTGCGGACGGGACGGGAGGTCTACCTCAGGGCCACGAAGTTCTGGGGCAAGCTCTTCCTGATCAACATCGCGATGGGCGTCGTCACCGGCATCGTGCAGGAGTTCCAGTTCGGCATGAACTGGTCCGACTACTCGCGCTTCGTCGGGGACGTCTTCGGCGCGCCCCTCGCCTTCGAGGCACTGATCGCGTTCTTCTTCGAGTCCACCTTCATCGGCCTGTGGATCTTCGGCTGGGACAAGCTCCCCCAGAAGATCCACCTGGCCACCATCTGGATGGTCTCGATCGGCACGATCCTGTCCGCGTACTTCATCCTGGCCGCCAACTCCTGGATGCAGCACCCGGTCGGCTACCGCATCGACCCCGAGAGCGGACGCGCCGAACTCACCGACTTCCTCGCGGTGCTCACCCAGAACACCGCCGTGGCGCAGTTCTTCCACACCATGACCGCCGCCTTCCTCACCGGGGGCGCCTTCATGGTCGGCATCGCCGCCTACCACCTGCTGCGCCGCCGCCACGTCCCCGTGATGCGGACCTCCCTGCGTCTGGGCCTGGTCACCCTGGTCACCGCCGGCGCCCTGACCGCCGTCAGCGGCGACCACCTCGGCAAGATCATGTACGAGCAGCAGCCGATGAAGATGGCCGCCGCCGAGGCCCTGTGGGAGACCGAGGGGCCCGCCCCCTTCTCCGTCTTCGCCTACGGCGACGTCGACGAGGGACACAACGAGGTCGCCGTCGAGATCCCCGGCCTGCTCTCCTTCCTCGCCCACAGCGACCTGGACACCCCCGTCCCCGGCATCAACGACATCGAAGAGGACCTCCGGGAGAAGTACGGCGAGGGCGACTACAAGCCCAACATCCCCGTCGCCTACTGGGGCTTCCGCTGGATGATCGGCTTCGGCATGGCCTCCACGGCCCTCGGCGTGGTCGGCCTGTGGCTCACCCGCCGCCGGTTCTGGCTCGCCGAACGCCACCGCACCGCCGAGGACGAGGTGCCCCGGCTCGCCCTCACCCGCGACCGCCTCCTCGGCCCCGCCCTCAGCCGCCGCTACTGGCAGCTCGCCTTCCTCACCCTCGGCTTCCCGCTCGTGGCCAACGCCTGGGGGTGGATCTTCACCGAGATGGGCCGCCAGCCCTGGGTGGTCTACGGCGTGCTGCGCACCTCCGACGCCGTCTCCCCCGGCGTCTCGCAGGCCGAGGTGCTGACCTCCATGACGGTCTTCACCCTCCTGTACGCCACCCTCGCCGTCGTCGAGGTGAAGCTGCTGGCCAAGTACGTCAAGGCCGGACCGCCCGAGCTCACCGCGGCCGACCTCGACCCGCCCACCCGGATCGGCGGCCACGACCACGACGACGCCGACCGGCCCATGGCCTTCTCCTACTAG
- the cydD gene encoding thiol reductant ABC exporter subunit CydD codes for MKPVDPRLLRYARTTRVFLVAAVVLGLAGAGLIIAQAVLVAEVVVRVFRQGAAPTDLTTPLVLLAAVAVGRGLVSWLTELAAHRSSAAVKSELRLRLLDHATALGPDRLGAWHTGGLATLATRGIDALDDYFARYLPQLALAVVVPAALLARIVTDDWISAAIIVATLPLIPVFMALVGWATQARMDRQWRSLTRLSGHFLDVVAGLPTLKVFGRAKAQAEKIRAITADYRRATLRTLRIAFLSSFVLELLSTISVALVAVGIGMRLVHGDLDLRTGLVVLILAPEAYLPLRQVGAHYHAAAEGLSAAGEVFDVLETEPVPNGTVPAPDARTATIAFDGLTVRHAGRATDSLPATTLTVAPGETVAVTGPSGSGKTTLLGVLLGFTPPTSGRVRINGLDLADLDLSTWRSQIAWVPQHPHLFAGTVAENVRLARPDATDAEVRAALRDAGAPDLSPATLLGELGAGLSAGQRQRVALARAFLSDRPLLLLDEPTAALDGATEAAVVEAVARLARDRTVLLIVHRPALLTVADRVVRLAPTTAPAEGTAGKGTAGKGTPGTAPTSPAITGTSVGAPTHTPLRAPSPAPAASPAVSPASEPSTLTRVRHIARPQRARLALALLLGALALLGAVGLMATSGWLISRASQQPPVLHLMVAVTATRAFGIGRAVFRYAERLVSHDAVLRLLADLRVAVHRRLERLAPAGLRHARRGDLLTRLVADVDALQDHFLRWLLPAAVAVVVSLTAVGFTAWLLPEAAAALALGLLVVGAAVPALVAAAARRTERQLAPARAELTTRTVDLLTGIAESTVAGALPRRVGAVRTADTALTRLAARSSAVTALGSGLSASVAGLTVAAAAWLGAAAVHDGRLAGLLMAVVVLTPLASFEAVAGLAQAAQYRQRTRRSAERLHEVLDAPAPVREPEHPLPAPASPFPVVLAGLTARHPGQDRPALTGVDLCLTRGRRVAVVGPSGSGKTTLAHVLLRFLDPEDGGYTLGPDAVDATALDGDAVRRLVGLCAQDAHVFDSSLRENLRLARPSATDDDLRAALAAARLGAWVDGLPDGLDTLVGEFGARLSGGQRQRLALARALLADFPVLVLDEPAEHLDLATADALTTDLLAATEGRTTVLITHRLAGLEAVDEVVVLDGGRAVQRGPYRALAEADGPFRRMLERERTTEEPVGAGRR; via the coding sequence GTGAAGCCCGTCGACCCCCGCCTGCTCCGGTACGCCCGCACCACCCGCGTCTTCCTGGTCGCGGCCGTGGTGCTCGGCCTGGCCGGGGCGGGCCTGATCATCGCCCAGGCCGTCCTCGTCGCCGAGGTCGTCGTACGGGTCTTCCGGCAGGGCGCCGCGCCGACCGACCTCACCACTCCGCTCGTCCTCCTCGCGGCCGTGGCGGTCGGCCGCGGGCTGGTCTCCTGGCTCACCGAGCTGGCCGCCCACCGCTCGTCCGCCGCCGTCAAGTCCGAACTCCGGCTCCGCCTCCTCGACCACGCCACCGCCCTCGGCCCCGACCGGCTCGGGGCCTGGCACACCGGTGGGCTGGCCACCCTCGCCACCCGCGGCATCGACGCGCTCGACGACTACTTCGCCCGCTACCTCCCCCAACTCGCCCTCGCCGTCGTCGTCCCCGCCGCCCTGCTCGCCCGCATCGTCACCGACGACTGGATCTCCGCGGCGATCATCGTCGCCACCCTGCCGCTCATCCCGGTCTTCATGGCGCTGGTCGGCTGGGCGACCCAGGCCCGCATGGACCGCCAGTGGCGGTCGTTGACCCGTCTCTCCGGCCACTTCCTCGACGTCGTCGCGGGGCTGCCCACCCTCAAGGTGTTCGGCCGGGCCAAGGCCCAGGCCGAGAAGATCCGCGCCATCACCGCCGACTACCGCCGCGCCACCCTGCGCACCCTGCGGATCGCCTTCCTCTCCTCCTTCGTCCTCGAACTCCTGTCGACGATCTCCGTCGCGCTCGTCGCGGTCGGCATCGGCATGCGCCTGGTCCACGGCGACCTGGATCTGCGCACCGGCCTGGTCGTGCTGATCCTCGCGCCCGAGGCGTACCTCCCCCTGCGCCAGGTCGGCGCCCACTACCACGCCGCCGCCGAGGGACTGTCCGCCGCCGGGGAGGTCTTCGACGTCCTGGAGACCGAGCCCGTTCCGAACGGCACCGTCCCCGCCCCGGACGCCCGCACCGCCACCATCGCCTTCGACGGCCTCACCGTCCGCCACGCGGGCCGCGCCACCGACTCGCTGCCCGCCACCACCCTCACCGTCGCCCCGGGGGAGACCGTCGCCGTCACCGGCCCCTCCGGCTCCGGCAAGACGACGCTCCTGGGGGTCCTCCTCGGCTTCACGCCCCCCACCTCCGGCCGTGTCCGGATCAACGGCCTCGATCTGGCCGACCTCGACCTGTCCACCTGGCGCTCCCAGATCGCCTGGGTCCCCCAGCACCCCCACCTGTTCGCCGGGACGGTCGCCGAGAACGTCCGCCTCGCCCGTCCCGACGCGACCGACGCCGAGGTCCGCGCCGCCCTCCGCGACGCCGGCGCCCCCGACCTCTCGCCCGCCACCCTCCTCGGCGAGCTGGGCGCCGGGCTCTCCGCGGGGCAGCGCCAACGCGTCGCCCTGGCCCGTGCCTTCCTCTCCGACCGGCCGCTGCTCCTGCTCGACGAGCCCACCGCCGCCCTCGACGGCGCCACCGAGGCCGCCGTCGTCGAAGCGGTCGCCCGTCTCGCCCGCGACCGCACGGTCCTCCTGATCGTCCACCGCCCCGCGCTGCTCACCGTCGCGGACCGTGTCGTCCGTCTCGCCCCCACGACCGCACCGGCCGAGGGGACAGCGGGCAAGGGGACAGCGGGCAAGGGGACACCGGGCACCGCGCCGACCTCCCCGGCCATCACCGGCACATCGGTCGGAGCCCCCACCCACACCCCGCTCCGCGCCCCGTCCCCCGCCCCCGCGGCCTCTCCCGCGGTCTCTCCCGCCTCCGAGCCGAGCACCCTCACCCGCGTCCGCCACATCGCGCGCCCCCAGCGGGCCCGCCTCGCCCTCGCCCTGCTCCTCGGAGCGCTCGCGCTGCTCGGCGCCGTCGGCCTGATGGCCACCTCGGGCTGGCTGATCTCGCGCGCCTCCCAGCAGCCCCCCGTGCTCCACCTGATGGTCGCCGTCACCGCGACGCGCGCCTTCGGCATCGGACGCGCCGTCTTCCGCTACGCCGAGCGCCTCGTCTCCCACGACGCCGTGCTGCGCCTCCTGGCCGACCTGCGCGTCGCCGTCCACCGCCGCCTGGAGCGCCTCGCCCCCGCCGGGCTGCGCCACGCCCGGCGCGGCGACCTGCTCACCCGGCTCGTCGCCGACGTCGACGCCCTCCAGGACCACTTCCTGCGGTGGTTGCTCCCGGCGGCCGTCGCCGTCGTCGTCTCCCTGACCGCCGTCGGCTTCACCGCGTGGCTGCTTCCCGAGGCCGCCGCGGCCCTCGCCCTCGGCCTCCTCGTCGTGGGAGCCGCCGTTCCGGCGCTCGTCGCCGCCGCGGCCCGGCGCACCGAGCGGCAGCTCGCGCCCGCCCGTGCCGAGCTGACCACCCGCACCGTCGACCTGCTCACCGGCATCGCCGAGTCGACCGTGGCCGGTGCGCTGCCCCGCCGTGTCGGTGCCGTGCGCACCGCCGACACCGCGCTCACCCGTCTCGCCGCCCGCAGCTCCGCCGTCACCGCGCTCGGCAGCGGACTCTCCGCGTCGGTCGCCGGGCTCACCGTCGCCGCCGCGGCCTGGCTCGGTGCCGCCGCCGTCCACGACGGACGGCTGGCCGGCCTCCTCATGGCGGTGGTGGTCCTGACGCCGCTCGCCTCCTTCGAGGCGGTCGCCGGACTGGCGCAGGCGGCCCAGTACCGACAGCGCACCCGTCGCTCGGCCGAACGACTCCACGAGGTGCTCGACGCTCCCGCGCCCGTCCGTGAGCCGGAGCATCCACTTCCGGCGCCCGCGTCCCCGTTCCCCGTCGTCCTCGCCGGTCTCACGGCCCGCCACCCGGGCCAGGACCGTCCCGCTCTCACGGGGGTGGACCTGTGCCTGACCCGGGGGCGGCGCGTGGCGGTCGTCGGACCGTCCGGCTCGGGCAAGACCACCCTCGCCCACGTCCTGCTGCGCTTCCTCGATCCCGAGGACGGCGGTTACACCCTCGGTCCGGACGCCGTCGACGCCACCGCCCTGGACGGCGACGCCGTGCGCCGCCTGGTCGGTCTGTGCGCGCAGGACGCGCACGTCTTCGACAGCTCCCTGCGCGAGAACCTCCGTCTCGCCCGGCCGTCCGCGACCGACGACGACCTCCGCGCCGCCCTGGCCGCGGCCCGCCTCGGCGCCTGGGTCGACGGACTGCCCGATGGCCTGGACACCCTCGTCGGCGAGTTCGGCGCCCGCCTCTCCGGCGGTCAGCGGCAACGCCTGGCCCTGGCCCGCGCGCTGCTGGCCGACTTCCCCGTGCTGGTGCTGGACGAACCGGCCGAGCACCTGGACCTGGCCACCGCCGACGCCCTGACCACCGACCTGTTGGCCGCGACCGAGGGCCGCACCACCGTGCTGATCACCCACCGCCTGGCCGGTCTGGAGGCGGTGGACGAGGTGGTCGTCCTCGACGGTGGGCGCGCGGTCCAGCGCGGGCCGTACCGGGCGCTGGCCGAGGCGGACGGTCCTTTCCGGCGGATGCTGGAGCGGGAGCGGACCACCGAGGAGCCGGTGGGCGCGGGCCGGCGATGA